A genomic region of Mycolicibacterium poriferae contains the following coding sequences:
- a CDS encoding Bug family tripartite tricarboxylate transporter substrate binding protein, translated as MFATGRRRRFSGAMSAVVVALLAILLLSACGVTRGGETGPHRLRMMVPNSPGGGYDLTARTAVKIMEDDDITGRVEVFNVIGAGGTVAMARLMNERGNGNLMMMGLGVVGAVFTNGSTARASDATALAKVVEEQEGILVPADSPLRTVQDFIAAWKADPAKMTIGGGSNPGGPDHLFPMETAKAVGVDPTKVNFVSYDGGGDLLTALLGNKISAGTSGLGEYVDQIEAGQVRVLAVSGNERVQGVDAPTLKEAGIDLTFTNWRGILAPPGISDEDRQAMVRILEELHATEAWKEALVTNGWTDAFMTGQPFEDFLEEQDQRVESTLTDLGLV; from the coding sequence ATGTTCGCAACTGGCCGACGCCGACGATTCAGCGGCGCGATGTCCGCTGTCGTAGTGGCGCTGCTCGCCATCTTGCTGCTGTCGGCATGCGGGGTCACTCGCGGGGGCGAAACCGGGCCGCACCGGCTCCGCATGATGGTGCCCAACAGCCCGGGCGGTGGATACGATCTCACCGCTCGGACCGCCGTCAAGATCATGGAAGACGACGACATCACCGGTCGCGTCGAGGTCTTCAATGTCATCGGTGCCGGCGGCACTGTCGCCATGGCCCGCCTGATGAACGAGCGCGGTAACGGCAACCTGATGATGATGGGCCTCGGCGTCGTCGGTGCCGTGTTCACCAACGGTTCGACGGCCCGCGCTTCCGATGCCACGGCACTGGCCAAGGTGGTCGAGGAGCAGGAGGGGATCCTGGTCCCCGCCGATTCACCGTTGCGCACGGTGCAGGACTTCATCGCCGCCTGGAAGGCCGACCCGGCCAAGATGACGATCGGGGGTGGATCCAACCCGGGCGGCCCGGATCACCTGTTCCCGATGGAGACCGCCAAAGCCGTCGGTGTCGACCCGACGAAGGTCAACTTCGTCTCCTACGACGGCGGCGGTGACCTGCTCACCGCGTTGCTCGGCAACAAGATCTCGGCCGGGACGTCAGGGCTCGGCGAATACGTCGACCAGATCGAGGCAGGCCAGGTGCGCGTGCTGGCCGTTTCCGGCAACGAGCGCGTCCAGGGCGTCGACGCTCCGACGCTCAAGGAAGCCGGTATCGACCTCACGTTCACCAACTGGCGCGGAATTCTGGCCCCACCCGGGATATCCGACGAAGACCGGCAGGCGATGGTGAGGATCCTCGAGGAACTCCACGCCACCGAGGCGTGGAAGGAGGCGCTGGTGACCAACGGTTGGACCGACGCCTTCATGACCGGCCAACCGTTCGAGGACTTCCTCGAAGAACAAGATCAGCGCGTCGAGTCGACGCTGACAGATTTGGGACTGGTATGA
- a CDS encoding alpha/beta fold hydrolase has translation MGRYAGVFGPHAPEATYVAHDYAEQLFDTGEVELNYAVTGRSDKPALLLIPGQSESWWGYEAVMPLLAEHFHVHAVDLRGQGRSTRTPFRYTLDNIGNDLVRFLDGVIGRPAFISGLSSGGLASAWLSAYAKPGQVIAACWEDPPFFSSETAPVVGPPITDSIGPLFGMWAKYLGDQWSVGDWDGFVAAVPEELADWQAHVALVVGTEEPAQNLREYDPEWGKAFITGAFAASCPHHVMLSQVKVPVLFTHHFRMIDESSGGLIGACSDVQAGRVTQLVKGGGATLTYRSFPMTGHSMHGQDPAMFVETFVDWSSTFTR, from the coding sequence ATGGGAAGGTACGCAGGTGTTTTCGGCCCGCACGCTCCGGAAGCCACCTATGTCGCGCACGACTACGCCGAACAACTCTTCGACACCGGCGAGGTCGAGCTCAACTACGCCGTCACCGGCCGGTCCGACAAGCCGGCGCTACTGCTGATCCCAGGCCAGTCGGAATCCTGGTGGGGCTATGAGGCCGTGATGCCGCTACTGGCGGAGCACTTCCATGTGCACGCCGTGGATCTGCGCGGGCAGGGCCGTTCGACCAGGACCCCGTTTCGATACACCCTCGACAACATCGGAAACGATCTCGTTCGTTTTCTCGACGGGGTCATCGGACGTCCGGCGTTCATCAGCGGCCTGTCCTCCGGCGGGCTGGCCAGCGCCTGGCTCTCCGCCTACGCCAAGCCTGGTCAGGTGATCGCGGCATGCTGGGAAGATCCGCCGTTCTTCAGTTCGGAGACCGCGCCTGTCGTGGGGCCACCGATCACCGACAGCATCGGTCCGCTGTTCGGGATGTGGGCGAAGTATCTCGGAGACCAGTGGAGTGTCGGCGACTGGGATGGGTTCGTCGCCGCGGTGCCGGAGGAACTGGCCGACTGGCAGGCCCACGTCGCGCTCGTCGTCGGTACCGAGGAGCCGGCCCAGAACCTGCGCGAGTACGACCCCGAGTGGGGGAAGGCCTTCATCACCGGAGCGTTCGCCGCCAGCTGCCCCCACCACGTGATGCTGAGCCAGGTGAAGGTTCCAGTGCTGTTCACCCATCACTTCCGGATGATCGACGAGAGCTCCGGGGGGCTGATCGGTGCGTGCTCGGACGTGCAGGCCGGACGGGTGACCCAGTTGGTCAAAGGGGGTGGCGCGACGCTCACCTACCGGTCGTTTCCGATGACGGGTCACTCCATGCACGGCCAGGACCCGGCAATGTTCGTCGAGACCTTCGTCGACTGGTCATCCACGTTCACGCGGTGA
- a CDS encoding Rieske (2Fe-2S) protein, with protein sequence MIEVGRLDEVPVGEGRTFAVDGKQIAVFRLRDGSLRAVGAVCPHKGGPLADGLADDRVIVCPLHNHTFDLCTGREVSGVDLAVPSYAVEAVDGTIRVTPN encoded by the coding sequence ATGATCGAGGTCGGCCGCCTGGACGAGGTGCCCGTCGGCGAGGGGCGCACCTTCGCCGTCGACGGCAAGCAGATCGCGGTCTTCCGGCTTCGCGACGGATCTCTGCGGGCGGTGGGCGCGGTCTGCCCGCACAAGGGCGGACCGCTGGCCGACGGCCTCGCCGACGACCGGGTCATCGTGTGCCCGCTGCACAATCACACATTCGACCTGTGCACGGGCCGCGAGGTGTCCGGGGTGGACCTGGCGGTGCCTTCCTATGCGGTCGAAGCCGTGGACGGCACAATCCGAGTCACGCCGAACTGA
- a CDS encoding universal stress protein produces the protein MIVVGYTADPFGHAALEHGIAEAKLRGAGLLVINATSGESYVDARFAGENEVHDVQARLAECEVPYELVQPVGVDPADELLAAMERGDAQLLVVGIRHRNPVGKLLMGSVAQKLILECPKPVLAVKPATV, from the coding sequence ATGATCGTCGTCGGATACACCGCCGACCCGTTCGGGCACGCCGCGCTCGAACACGGCATCGCGGAGGCCAAACTGCGCGGCGCGGGGCTGCTCGTGATCAACGCGACGTCAGGGGAGTCCTACGTCGACGCCCGGTTCGCCGGGGAGAACGAGGTGCACGACGTGCAAGCTCGGCTGGCCGAATGCGAGGTGCCCTACGAGCTGGTGCAACCGGTGGGCGTCGATCCCGCTGACGAGCTGCTTGCCGCGATGGAACGCGGCGACGCGCAGCTGCTTGTCGTTGGTATCCGGCACCGCAACCCGGTCGGCAAGTTGCTGATGGGCAGCGTCGCGCAGAAGCTGATCCTGGAGTGTCCCAAACCAGTGCTGGCGGTCAAGCCCGCCACAGTGTGA
- the nirB gene encoding nitrite reductase large subunit NirB, translated as MTVIETAPTNGHRETTAKANLVVVGNGMAGIRAIEEVLARDGAEKFTITVFGDEPYGNYNRILLSNVLAGVDDPGEIYLNAMDWYTDNGIDLQAGVRVVRVDTFAHLVHADDGTAMRYDKLILATGSRSFFPPMAGLWADNKTLADGIFGFRTLDDTATMIAEAGSRTKAVVIGGGLLGLEAARGLQNRGLTVDVVHAGPTLMNAQLDELGGDILRKSVEGLGIGVHTEKRTTEVVVENGRLSRILFADGSGLDCDMLVIAAGIRPNVGLAQRAGLTVERAIVTDDHMRSVDDGDVYVVGECAQHRGQVYGLVAPLWEQAKVLADHLTGRDAASAYHGSRVATKLKVAGVDVASMGIKAPEHPDDEFVQYSEPRHGVYKTIVIRDGKLVGATLVGDVSKVSFLTQAFDSQLPLPDERVELLFDIGTPDVGVGVAELADDAQVCNCNGVSKGALVSCVQDGETSVSGVMAKTKAGKGCGSCKELVCQVVEWAAGGAVTEDPSASWYVPGVPYDKPTLMRHIRELKLHSVSSVFAALAPDGKEDAGSKMALASLLDMMWADEYVDERDARFINDRVHANIQRDGTFSVVPQMKGGVTSVAQLRKIADVAEKYEIPMIKLTGGQRIDLLGVRKEDLPAVWADLDMPSGYAYGKSFRTVKTCVGSDFCRYGVGDSTALGIAIEERYQGLASPAKMKLAVTGCPRNCAEALCKDLGVVAVDGGRWEIYVGGAAGAHIRKGDLLATVDSPEKVMTLTGRFLQYYRESANWLERTYKWVPRVGIEHLREVLVEDPDDDFVTALDERMQKSIDAYRDPWRDGQEPRSEGQFRSSLPLLPLPKVPVR; from the coding sequence ATGACCGTCATCGAGACCGCACCGACCAACGGCCATCGAGAGACCACGGCCAAGGCCAACCTCGTCGTCGTCGGCAACGGCATGGCGGGGATCAGGGCCATCGAGGAGGTGCTGGCCCGCGACGGCGCCGAGAAGTTCACCATCACAGTGTTCGGTGACGAGCCGTACGGCAACTACAACCGCATCCTACTGTCGAACGTGCTGGCCGGCGTCGACGATCCGGGCGAGATCTACCTCAATGCGATGGACTGGTACACCGACAACGGTATCGACCTGCAGGCCGGGGTGCGAGTGGTCCGGGTGGACACGTTCGCCCATCTTGTTCATGCCGACGACGGCACCGCGATGCGCTACGACAAGCTGATCCTGGCCACCGGCAGCCGCTCGTTCTTCCCGCCCATGGCCGGGCTGTGGGCCGACAACAAGACCCTGGCCGACGGTATCTTCGGGTTCCGCACCCTCGATGACACCGCGACGATGATCGCCGAGGCCGGCAGCCGCACGAAGGCCGTCGTCATCGGCGGTGGGCTGTTGGGCCTCGAAGCCGCCCGCGGCCTGCAGAACCGCGGCCTGACCGTCGACGTCGTGCACGCCGGCCCGACGTTGATGAACGCGCAGCTCGACGAGCTCGGCGGCGATATCCTGCGAAAGTCCGTCGAGGGCCTGGGCATCGGGGTACATACCGAGAAACGCACCACCGAGGTCGTCGTCGAGAACGGCAGGCTCTCGCGCATCCTGTTCGCCGATGGTTCGGGCCTGGACTGCGACATGTTGGTCATCGCAGCCGGGATCCGGCCCAACGTGGGTCTGGCGCAACGCGCTGGACTGACCGTCGAGCGGGCGATCGTCACCGATGACCACATGCGCTCGGTCGACGACGGCGACGTTTACGTCGTCGGCGAATGCGCCCAGCACCGAGGCCAGGTCTATGGCCTGGTGGCGCCGCTGTGGGAACAAGCCAAGGTGCTCGCCGACCATCTGACCGGCAGAGACGCGGCCTCGGCCTACCACGGGTCGCGGGTCGCCACCAAGCTCAAGGTCGCCGGCGTCGACGTCGCCTCGATGGGCATCAAGGCGCCCGAGCACCCCGACGACGAGTTCGTCCAGTATTCCGAACCCAGGCACGGCGTCTACAAGACGATCGTCATCCGCGACGGCAAGCTGGTGGGCGCCACCCTGGTCGGCGACGTGTCCAAGGTGTCGTTCTTGACCCAGGCGTTCGACAGTCAGCTGCCGCTGCCCGACGAGCGGGTCGAGCTGCTGTTCGACATCGGCACCCCCGACGTCGGCGTGGGGGTCGCCGAACTGGCCGACGACGCACAGGTGTGCAACTGCAACGGGGTGTCCAAAGGCGCGTTGGTGTCCTGCGTGCAGGACGGTGAGACGTCGGTGAGCGGCGTGATGGCCAAGACCAAAGCGGGCAAGGGCTGCGGCTCGTGCAAGGAACTGGTGTGCCAGGTCGTCGAGTGGGCGGCCGGTGGCGCCGTCACCGAGGACCCCTCGGCGTCGTGGTACGTCCCGGGTGTCCCCTACGACAAGCCGACCCTGATGCGCCACATCCGTGAGCTCAAGCTGCATTCGGTGTCCTCGGTATTCGCGGCCCTGGCACCCGACGGCAAGGAGGACGCGGGCTCGAAGATGGCGCTGGCCTCACTGCTGGACATGATGTGGGCCGACGAGTACGTCGACGAGCGGGACGCCCGGTTCATCAACGACCGGGTGCACGCGAACATCCAACGGGACGGCACCTTTTCGGTGGTGCCGCAGATGAAGGGCGGTGTCACCAGCGTCGCGCAGCTACGCAAGATCGCCGATGTCGCCGAGAAGTACGAGATCCCGATGATCAAGCTGACCGGCGGGCAGCGCATCGACCTGCTCGGGGTGCGCAAAGAGGATCTGCCCGCGGTGTGGGCGGATCTGGACATGCCGTCGGGGTATGCCTACGGCAAGAGCTTCCGGACCGTCAAAACGTGCGTGGGCAGCGACTTCTGCCGTTACGGCGTAGGCGATTCCACGGCGCTGGGCATCGCGATCGAGGAGCGCTACCAGGGGCTGGCCAGCCCGGCGAAGATGAAGCTGGCCGTCACCGGCTGTCCCCGCAACTGCGCCGAGGCACTCTGCAAGGACCTCGGCGTCGTCGCCGTCGACGGCGGTCGGTGGGAAATCTATGTCGGCGGCGCGGCGGGCGCGCACATTCGCAAGGGCGACCTGCTGGCCACCGTCGATTCACCCGAGAAGGTGATGACGCTGACCGGCCGCTTCCTGCAGTACTACCGTGAGAGCGCCAATTGGCTCGAGCGGACGTACAAGTGGGTGCCGCGGGTCGGCATCGAGCACCTGCGCGAGGTGCTCGTGGAGGATCCCGACGACGACTTCGTCACCGCTCTCGACGAGCGCATGCAGAAGTCGATCGACGCCTACCGCGACCCGTGGCGAGACGGGCAGGAACCGCGTTCGGAGGGCCAGTTCCGGTCATCGCTACCGTTGCTGCCGTTGCCCAAGGTGCCGGTCCGATGA
- a CDS encoding tripartite tricarboxylate transporter TctB family protein, translated as MSSEHLDLETRDKPDYAQYIVCAVMVAVGSFLVYDGLSMPGGYAEVDPVGPRLFPVFIGASLLVMAVVLAVAIPRGLNGEADAGEDIDPDMPSDWRTVALLVGLFVLLIALVEPLGWTVASALFFGGSATVLGSKHYVRNVAIGVFLGIASFYAFYSGLGIPLPAGILDGIL; from the coding sequence ATGAGCAGCGAACACCTCGACCTCGAAACCCGCGACAAGCCGGACTACGCCCAGTACATCGTCTGTGCGGTGATGGTCGCGGTCGGAAGCTTCCTCGTCTACGACGGGCTGTCGATGCCGGGCGGTTATGCCGAAGTCGATCCCGTTGGGCCACGGCTCTTTCCGGTCTTCATCGGAGCATCCCTGCTGGTGATGGCCGTGGTGCTTGCCGTCGCGATTCCCCGCGGACTCAATGGGGAGGCCGACGCGGGCGAGGACATCGATCCCGACATGCCCAGCGACTGGCGCACCGTGGCTCTGCTGGTCGGACTGTTCGTGTTGCTGATCGCGTTGGTCGAACCGCTCGGCTGGACCGTTGCCAGCGCGCTGTTCTTCGGCGGGAGTGCAACCGTGTTGGGCAGCAAACACTACGTCCGCAACGTCGCGATCGGCGTGTTCCTCGGCATCGCAAGCTTTTACGCGTTCTATTCCGGGCTCGGAATCCCGCTGCCCGCCGGCATCTTGGATGGGATTCTGTAA